One stretch of Microbacterium faecale DNA includes these proteins:
- a CDS encoding aspartate ammonia-lyase, with protein MAPATTRTETDSLGSREIPSDAYWGIHTLRAQENFDITRRAISVYPELVTALAMVKQAAARANKEVGALDAARADLIDNAAQRVIDGEFHDQFTVGVIQGGAGTSTNMCANEIITNIALEMSGHEKGDYTSLSPTDHTNRSQSTNDVYPTALKIGVLLAHRTQLDELDLLRQSFARKADEFRDVVKVGRTQLQDAVPMTLGQEFHGFATTMGEDWNRQASNSELLLEINMGATAIGTGINVPRGYGESVRKHLSEISGLDLRTATDLIEATSDTGAFMSFSASIKRTAMKLSKISNDLRLLSSGPQAGFGEINLPAQQAGSSIMPAKVNPVIPEVVNQVAFAVAGNDMTVTMAVEGGQLQLNPFEPVIGHALFQSIIWMRQAMRTLRVNCIDGITANTERLGAMVGQSVGVITALTPYIGYSSAAALAKTALLTGRDVADLVVDAGLMDRAQVEKYLRTERLTGLEPPTTAIPIIAPEDLP; from the coding sequence ATGGCACCCGCGACGACGCGAACTGAAACCGACTCCTTGGGCTCGAGGGAGATCCCCTCCGACGCCTATTGGGGGATCCACACACTCCGCGCCCAGGAGAACTTCGACATCACCCGGCGCGCGATCTCGGTGTATCCCGAGCTCGTGACCGCGCTGGCGATGGTGAAACAGGCGGCGGCGCGCGCGAACAAGGAGGTCGGGGCGCTCGACGCGGCTCGGGCGGACCTCATCGACAACGCGGCGCAGCGTGTCATCGACGGCGAGTTCCACGACCAGTTCACGGTGGGCGTGATCCAAGGTGGCGCCGGCACCTCGACGAACATGTGCGCGAACGAGATCATCACGAACATCGCGCTCGAGATGTCGGGACATGAGAAGGGCGATTACACCTCCCTCTCCCCCACCGACCACACCAACCGTTCGCAGTCGACGAACGATGTCTATCCGACGGCGTTGAAGATCGGTGTGCTGCTGGCGCACCGCACCCAACTCGACGAGCTCGACCTGCTACGACAGTCGTTTGCGCGCAAGGCCGACGAGTTCCGTGACGTCGTCAAGGTCGGTCGGACCCAGCTGCAGGACGCGGTGCCGATGACGCTCGGCCAGGAGTTCCACGGCTTCGCCACGACGATGGGCGAGGACTGGAACCGGCAAGCGTCGAATTCCGAACTGCTGCTCGAGATCAACATGGGCGCGACGGCGATCGGCACCGGCATCAACGTGCCCCGCGGCTACGGCGAGTCCGTCCGCAAGCATCTGTCAGAGATCTCGGGCCTCGACCTGCGCACGGCGACCGATCTGATCGAGGCCACGAGCGACACGGGTGCGTTCATGTCGTTCTCCGCCTCGATCAAGCGAACGGCGATGAAGCTGTCGAAGATCTCCAACGACCTGCGTCTGCTGTCGTCCGGACCGCAGGCGGGGTTCGGCGAGATCAATCTGCCGGCCCAGCAGGCTGGATCCTCGATCATGCCCGCCAAGGTGAACCCCGTCATCCCCGAGGTCGTCAACCAGGTGGCGTTCGCCGTCGCCGGCAATGACATGACCGTGACGATGGCGGTCGAGGGCGGTCAGCTTCAGCTCAACCCCTTCGAGCCGGTGATCGGCCACGCCCTGTTCCAGTCGATCATCTGGATGCGGCAGGCGATGCGCACGTTGCGGGTGAACTGCATCGACGGGATCACCGCGAACACCGAGCGTCTCGGCGCCATGGTCGGCCAGAGCGTCGGCGTCATCACCGCGCTGACGCCGTACATCGGCTATTCCTCGGCAGCGGCACTGGCGAAGACCGCGTTGCTGACGGGGCGCGACGTCGCCGATCTCGTCGTGGACGCGGGTCTCATGGATCGCGCCCAGGTCGAGAAGTACCTGCGCACGGAACGCCTGACGGGCCTCGAGCCGCCAACGACCGCGATCCCCATCATCGCCCCGGAGGATCTCCCGTAA
- a CDS encoding 6-phosphofructokinase translates to MKIGILTSGGDCPGLNAVIRGAVLKGSRKYGIEFVGIRDGWRGLVDADFFPLQRADVKGLSKVGGTILGTSRTNPYEGDRGGAENITKTLYGHKIDGIIAIGGEGTLAAANRLWKEGVPVVGVPKTIDNDLAATDYSFGFDTAVNIATEAMDRLRTTGDSHQRCMVAEVMGRHVGWIALHSGMAAGAHIICIPEVPLTIDDICEQVESASERGRAPLVVVAEGFKLKGQEEAYSDKGLDAFNRPRLGGISEVLGPMIEQKTGIETRSTVLGHIQRGGSPSGFDRVLATRLGLHAADAVVDGAWGEMLSMRGTEIERVTFDDALGELNEVPHSRYEEASALFG, encoded by the coding sequence ATGAAGATCGGGATCCTCACATCGGGCGGAGACTGCCCAGGCTTGAACGCCGTCATCCGCGGAGCAGTGCTCAAGGGCTCGCGGAAGTACGGCATCGAATTCGTCGGAATCCGCGACGGCTGGCGCGGTCTGGTCGACGCCGATTTCTTCCCCCTTCAGCGTGCGGACGTGAAGGGGCTGTCGAAGGTCGGCGGCACGATTCTCGGAACGAGCCGGACGAACCCCTACGAGGGTGACCGCGGCGGCGCTGAGAACATCACCAAGACCCTCTACGGTCACAAGATCGACGGCATCATCGCGATCGGCGGCGAGGGCACGCTCGCGGCAGCCAACCGGCTGTGGAAGGAAGGCGTGCCGGTCGTCGGTGTGCCGAAGACCATCGACAACGACCTCGCGGCGACCGACTACTCGTTCGGCTTCGACACGGCCGTGAATATCGCCACCGAGGCGATGGACCGGCTGCGTACGACCGGTGACTCCCATCAGCGCTGTATGGTCGCGGAGGTCATGGGCCGTCACGTCGGATGGATCGCCCTGCACTCCGGAATGGCCGCCGGTGCCCACATCATCTGCATCCCCGAGGTTCCCCTGACGATCGACGACATCTGCGAGCAGGTCGAGTCCGCATCGGAGCGCGGCCGTGCTCCGCTCGTCGTCGTCGCCGAAGGTTTCAAGCTGAAGGGCCAGGAAGAGGCATACTCCGACAAAGGCCTCGACGCGTTCAACCGGCCGCGCCTCGGCGGGATCAGCGAAGTCCTCGGCCCGATGATCGAACAGAAGACCGGGATCGAGACCCGCTCGACCGTGCTGGGTCACATCCAGCGCGGCGGCTCGCCCTCCGGCTTCGACCGCGTTCTGGCGACGCGCCTCGGCCTCCACGCCGCAGACGCCGTCGTCGACGGCGCCTGGGGAGAGATGCTCTCGATGCGTGGCACCGAGATCGAGCGCGTCACCTTCGACGACGCCCTCGGCGAGCTCAACGAAGTCCCCCACTCCCGCTACGAAGAAGCCTCCGCCCTCTTCGGCTGA
- a CDS encoding DEAD/DEAH box helicase, with amino-acid sequence MPTTAPARQRKKSSSARRDDVAPIIPILARKVREVEAKSQKNKLGPTNRVKFQVIAFLVREERARVKEDHELSDSARAELLKRLDGVATILAKTAARDTSLIQLLEVDQATSPVAKRMRRDWLLDAGVELPPEDLVIDDAKPKVAAPIVPAVAAERAVRPAQVEARIDSNPFLAPDPARFTPITQPRRQLDSWELMGPLYKAFAQGAGGGAATMQLPELPEFDRLSPRGLEIMVHQSRFLEAVRAGHRRFLLADEPGLGKTAQSVLAASVANAYPMLVVVPNVVKMNWAREVERWTPQRRATVITGDGNDVDAFADVFIVNYEILDRHLAWLSEIGLRGMVVDEAHFIKNLSSQRSQNVLALGQRIRETAPGGDPLLMALTGTPLINDVEDFDAIWRFLGWADGTKPGPELMESLDAAGYTPADKSFYPAARQAVIDLGIVRRRKKDVAKDLPDKLIADMPVQLDDEFGRSIAQAERELQRRLVDRYHRILTARGDRERAPGDIDEDIVHLVASGELDESRAAGTDGDNVFSMVRRIGQGKAQLAADYAVQLQRSVGKVVFFAKHIDVMDSAEKHFREAGLTSVSIRGEQTAQARQDAIDAFNEDPAVGVAVCSLTAAGVGVNLQAASNVVLAELSWTAAEQTQAIDRVHRIGQGEPVTAWRIVAANTIDQRIAELIDSKEGLAARALDGAQMPAEDVESVQLATLKSLLREALSA; translated from the coding sequence ATGCCGACCACGGCACCCGCGCGACAGCGCAAGAAGTCCTCGTCCGCACGACGCGACGACGTGGCACCGATCATCCCGATCCTCGCGCGCAAGGTGCGTGAGGTTGAGGCGAAGTCCCAGAAGAACAAGCTGGGGCCGACCAACCGCGTGAAGTTCCAGGTCATCGCCTTCCTCGTGCGCGAGGAGCGCGCACGAGTGAAGGAAGACCATGAGCTCTCCGATTCGGCGCGCGCAGAGCTGCTCAAACGACTCGATGGCGTCGCGACGATCCTCGCGAAGACGGCGGCGCGCGACACCTCGCTGATCCAACTGCTCGAAGTCGACCAGGCCACGAGCCCTGTCGCGAAGCGCATGCGCCGCGACTGGCTGCTCGACGCCGGCGTCGAGCTGCCGCCCGAGGACCTCGTCATCGACGACGCGAAGCCGAAGGTGGCGGCGCCGATCGTGCCGGCCGTCGCGGCTGAGCGGGCCGTGCGGCCCGCTCAGGTCGAGGCGCGGATCGACTCGAACCCGTTCCTCGCTCCGGACCCGGCCCGGTTCACGCCGATCACTCAGCCGCGTCGGCAGCTTGACAGCTGGGAGCTGATGGGCCCGCTGTACAAGGCGTTCGCTCAGGGCGCCGGCGGCGGGGCCGCGACGATGCAGCTCCCGGAGCTGCCCGAGTTCGATCGGCTTTCGCCGCGCGGCCTCGAGATCATGGTCCACCAGTCGCGGTTCCTCGAGGCCGTGCGTGCCGGGCACCGTCGATTCCTGCTCGCCGACGAGCCGGGCCTCGGAAAGACTGCGCAGTCGGTGCTCGCCGCCAGCGTCGCGAACGCCTACCCGATGCTGGTCGTCGTCCCGAATGTGGTGAAGATGAACTGGGCGCGCGAGGTCGAGCGGTGGACCCCGCAGCGTCGCGCGACGGTCATCACGGGAGACGGCAACGACGTCGACGCATTCGCCGACGTGTTCATCGTCAACTACGAGATCCTCGACCGCCACCTCGCGTGGCTGAGCGAGATCGGGTTGCGAGGCATGGTCGTCGACGAGGCGCACTTCATCAAGAACCTCAGCTCGCAGCGGTCGCAGAATGTGCTCGCCCTCGGCCAACGCATCCGCGAGACCGCGCCGGGCGGAGACCCCCTGCTGATGGCGCTGACCGGAACGCCGCTCATCAACGACGTCGAGGACTTCGACGCGATCTGGCGGTTCCTCGGATGGGCCGACGGCACGAAGCCCGGCCCCGAGCTCATGGAGAGCCTCGACGCCGCGGGCTATACACCCGCGGACAAGTCGTTCTACCCGGCAGCGCGCCAGGCCGTCATCGACCTCGGCATCGTGCGTCGCCGCAAGAAGGACGTCGCGAAGGACCTTCCGGACAAGCTCATCGCCGACATGCCGGTGCAGTTGGACGACGAGTTCGGCCGCTCCATCGCGCAGGCGGAGCGCGAGCTCCAGCGACGCCTCGTCGACCGCTACCACCGGATCCTCACGGCGCGCGGCGATCGCGAGCGCGCGCCGGGGGATATCGACGAAGACATCGTGCATCTCGTGGCGTCGGGGGAGCTCGACGAATCCCGCGCGGCGGGAACCGACGGCGACAACGTCTTCTCGATGGTGCGCCGCATCGGACAGGGCAAGGCTCAGCTCGCTGCCGACTACGCGGTGCAACTGCAGCGCTCGGTCGGCAAGGTGGTCTTCTTCGCGAAGCACATCGACGTCATGGACAGCGCCGAGAAGCACTTCCGCGAAGCCGGTCTCACCTCCGTGTCGATCCGCGGCGAGCAGACGGCCCAGGCGCGGCAGGACGCAATCGATGCGTTCAACGAAGACCCCGCCGTCGGCGTCGCCGTGTGTTCGCTCACGGCAGCCGGTGTCGGCGTCAACCTGCAGGCTGCCTCGAACGTCGTCCTCGCCGAATTGAGCTGGACCGCCGCCGAGCAGACGCAGGCGATCGACCGCGTGCACCGCATCGGACAGGGCGAGCCCGTCACGGCGTGGCGCATCGTCGCGGCGAACACGATCGATCAGCGGATCGCCGAACTGATCGACTCGAAGGAGGGCCTCGCCGCCCGCGCCCTCGACGGTGCGCAGATGCCGGCAGAGGACGTCGAATCCGTGCAGCTCGCGACGCTCAAATCACTCCTCCGTGAGGCGCTTTCCGCGTAA
- the deoC gene encoding deoxyribose-phosphate aldolase, producing MPTELTEEYVASTIDHAILKPDLTRADVDRELDIAAEWGVFSVCVRPSDVAYAVRRLDGTGVAVGTVIGFPHGTTSTAAKIAELRQARADGASEFDMVVHIGALRDGDDDRVTDDIRGVVEAADGMVTKVILETSLLDDEQIARGSRLTELGGADFVKTSTGFAGGGATVPHVELMRATVSSKTQVKASGGVRGLDAASAMLAAGATRLGTSASAAILGELRTRQSGGPASSAEDGSSY from the coding sequence ATGCCCACCGAGCTGACAGAAGAATATGTCGCGTCGACGATCGATCACGCGATCCTCAAGCCGGACCTCACGCGTGCCGACGTCGACCGCGAGCTCGACATCGCCGCGGAATGGGGCGTGTTCAGCGTGTGCGTTCGCCCGTCGGATGTCGCGTACGCGGTTCGGCGTCTCGACGGCACGGGTGTCGCCGTCGGCACCGTGATCGGGTTCCCCCACGGCACCACGTCAACGGCGGCGAAGATCGCCGAACTCCGTCAGGCGCGTGCAGACGGCGCGAGCGAGTTCGACATGGTGGTGCACATCGGCGCCCTCCGCGACGGCGATGACGACCGCGTCACGGACGACATTCGCGGGGTCGTCGAGGCGGCGGACGGCATGGTGACGAAGGTGATCCTCGAGACGAGCCTCCTCGACGACGAGCAGATCGCTCGCGGCTCGCGGCTGACGGAGCTGGGCGGCGCGGACTTCGTCAAGACGTCGACCGGCTTCGCGGGCGGCGGCGCGACGGTGCCGCACGTCGAGCTGATGCGAGCGACCGTCTCCTCGAAGACGCAGGTCAAGGCATCCGGCGGCGTGCGCGGCCTCGATGCCGCCTCGGCGATGCTCGCGGCCGGCGCGACGCGCCTCGGCACGAGCGCGAGTGCGGCGATCCTCGGCGAGTTGCGCACGCGACAGTCGGGCGGCCCCGCTTCATCCGCAGAAGACGGATCCAGTTACTGA
- a CDS encoding bifunctional riboflavin kinase/FAD synthetase encodes MIVLNDPAEIPEGFGSTVVAIGKFDGVHAGHRALIEKLLVDAASDEARTVAVTFDRHPLATIAPDASPEQVVSIAQKIDLLAASGLDATLVLTFDAALASVPAEEFVLRYLVDGLRARRVLIGEDFRFGHRGAGDATLLRRMGDDHGFTVEVIPPVASRSADVADDRRVSSTWIRELLSVGDVERAAKLLGHDHGVRGEIVHGKRRGRALGFPTANLAPSLDGFVPADGVYAGWLSVRPAEGVLGSGAQHPAAISVGTNPTFDDVPERVVEAHVLDRDDLDLYGRTVDVEFVSRLRGMVAFEGLDDLIAQMRDDVDAARDALRQ; translated from the coding sequence ATGATCGTGCTGAACGATCCCGCCGAGATCCCGGAGGGATTCGGCTCCACGGTCGTCGCCATCGGCAAGTTCGACGGCGTCCATGCTGGCCACCGCGCGCTGATCGAGAAGCTGCTCGTCGACGCCGCCTCCGACGAAGCGCGCACCGTCGCGGTGACGTTCGATCGACATCCGCTCGCGACGATCGCGCCCGACGCATCCCCGGAGCAGGTGGTGTCGATCGCCCAGAAGATCGACCTGCTCGCGGCGAGCGGCCTTGACGCGACGCTCGTGCTCACGTTCGACGCGGCACTCGCATCGGTGCCCGCGGAGGAATTCGTCCTGCGCTACCTCGTTGACGGGCTGCGCGCACGGCGCGTGCTCATCGGCGAGGACTTCCGTTTCGGGCACCGCGGCGCGGGCGATGCGACGCTGCTGCGACGCATGGGCGACGACCACGGCTTCACGGTCGAGGTCATTCCGCCGGTCGCGAGCCGTTCCGCCGACGTCGCGGATGACCGACGCGTGTCATCCACCTGGATCCGCGAGCTGCTGTCGGTCGGCGACGTGGAACGTGCCGCGAAGCTGCTCGGACACGACCACGGCGTTCGCGGCGAGATCGTGCATGGCAAGCGCCGCGGTCGCGCTCTCGGCTTTCCCACCGCGAATCTCGCTCCGAGCCTGGACGGGTTCGTGCCCGCCGACGGCGTGTACGCCGGCTGGCTCTCCGTTCGGCCTGCGGAAGGGGTCCTCGGATCCGGCGCGCAGCACCCCGCGGCGATCTCGGTCGGCACGAACCCGACATTCGACGATGTGCCCGAGCGCGTCGTCGAGGCGCACGTGCTGGATCGCGACGACCTCGACCTCTACGGCCGTACCGTTGACGTCGAGTTCGTCTCGCGGCTCCGCGGGATGGTCGCGTTCGAGGGGCTCGACGACCTCATCGCGCAGATGCGCGACGACGTCGATGCGGCGCGTGACGCGCTGCGTCAGTAA
- the truB gene encoding tRNA pseudouridine(55) synthase TruB, whose product MAESGILLVDKPSGVTSHDVVARARRARGTRKVGHAGTLDPMATGLLVVGVEAATRLLTFIVGLDKTYRTTIRLGSATSTDDAEGDVVDVSSRADLEAVSDERIREGVAALTGDIAQVPSAVSAVKVDGRRAYDRVRAGETVELAARHVTVSRFAVSAVRREARSIDIDAEIDCSTGTYIRALARDLGASLGVGGHLTMLRRTRVGEFSVDEASGADELEQAPILPPADVAARVLGALEVTSDVARDLRHGKRVAVPEAFDGQRAAIAPDGELIGVVERRGDTMKSTMNMPERQGEDR is encoded by the coding sequence GTGGCTGAATCCGGGATCCTGCTCGTCGACAAACCGTCCGGCGTGACGAGTCATGATGTCGTCGCGCGGGCGCGACGCGCGCGCGGGACCCGAAAAGTCGGTCACGCCGGCACGCTGGATCCGATGGCGACGGGGCTGCTCGTCGTCGGGGTCGAAGCGGCCACGCGCCTGCTGACGTTCATCGTCGGGCTCGACAAGACGTACCGCACGACGATCAGACTCGGATCCGCGACGAGTACGGACGACGCCGAGGGCGACGTCGTCGACGTCAGCTCGCGCGCAGACCTCGAAGCGGTCTCCGACGAGCGGATCCGCGAGGGCGTCGCCGCACTGACGGGCGACATCGCGCAGGTGCCGAGTGCCGTCTCGGCGGTGAAGGTCGATGGGCGCCGCGCCTACGACCGCGTGCGTGCCGGCGAAACGGTCGAGCTGGCCGCGCGGCACGTGACCGTCTCGCGGTTCGCCGTCTCCGCGGTTCGCCGCGAGGCCAGGTCCATCGATATCGATGCGGAGATCGACTGTTCGACGGGCACGTACATCCGTGCGCTCGCCCGGGACCTCGGTGCGTCTCTCGGCGTCGGCGGGCACCTGACGATGCTGCGTCGCACGCGCGTCGGTGAGTTCTCGGTCGACGAGGCGAGCGGAGCGGACGAGCTCGAGCAGGCACCGATCCTGCCGCCCGCGGACGTCGCTGCTCGTGTGCTGGGCGCGCTCGAGGTCACGTCCGATGTCGCACGCGACCTGCGCCATGGCAAGCGCGTCGCGGTGCCCGAGGCGTTCGATGGCCAGCGCGCCGCGATCGCCCCAGACGGAGAGCTCATCGGCGTCGTCGAGCGTCGAGGCGACACGATGAAGAGCACGATGAACATGCCGGAGCGGCAGGGAGAAGACCGATGA